One genomic region from Campylobacter concisus encodes:
- a CDS encoding toxin-antitoxin system YwqK family antitoxin gives MVFLNTKILKFLFLLPLLAIGAQALEPKVVMKPEASLKNGLYYVKGKPYDGTLKMLRYSVEDLYDVNAMGMVYPRLKPLPPTLIREIDVQGGTAVRYRDYFDDRDKPSNEYPLKNGVREGTAKHYHADSGALMGESEYKNGVRDGRYRRYYFDEGGTLKQEGTYKADKREGIFTDYYSSGEVSARSPYVGGLRNGEDFDYYKSGKIRGVRTYKEGKREGAETWYYESGAVEETGEYKNDRKNGVWKRFYENGKTRVVENYKDGEKDGAAREYYPSGKLRGEYEYKDGRQTGAGLDYYESGAPAAKVMFKNGRYHGLYEEYHENGKLKARVMFEDGLETGEARHYYANGKLEAEGEFERGRLIRAKKYDESGKLISDKFDKNGLPRE, from the coding sequence ATGGTTTTTTTAAATACCAAAATCCTAAAATTTCTATTTTTGCTTCCGCTTCTAGCGATAGGTGCGCAAGCGCTGGAGCCAAAAGTCGTAATGAAGCCTGAAGCGAGCCTAAAAAACGGGCTTTACTACGTAAAAGGCAAGCCCTACGACGGCACGCTAAAGATGCTTCGCTACAGCGTCGAGGACCTATATGACGTAAATGCGATGGGCATGGTCTATCCGAGGCTAAAACCTCTGCCGCCCACACTTATACGCGAGATAGACGTGCAGGGCGGCACGGCGGTGCGATATCGAGACTATTTTGACGACAGAGACAAGCCCTCAAACGAATACCCCCTAAAAAACGGCGTCCGCGAGGGCACGGCGAAGCACTACCATGCAGATAGCGGCGCACTGATGGGCGAGAGCGAATACAAAAACGGTGTCCGCGACGGGCGTTACCGCCGCTACTACTTCGACGAGGGCGGCACGTTAAAGCAGGAGGGCACCTACAAGGCGGACAAGCGAGAGGGCATTTTCACGGACTATTACTCCAGCGGCGAGGTTAGCGCACGCAGCCCATACGTCGGCGGACTGCGAAACGGCGAGGACTTCGACTACTACAAAAGCGGCAAAATCCGCGGCGTGCGAACCTACAAAGAGGGCAAGCGAGAGGGCGCGGAGACGTGGTACTACGAAAGCGGCGCCGTGGAGGAGACGGGTGAATACAAAAATGACCGCAAAAACGGCGTTTGGAAGCGATTTTACGAAAACGGCAAAACGCGCGTGGTGGAAAATTACAAAGACGGCGAAAAGGACGGCGCCGCGCGCGAATACTACCCAAGCGGCAAGCTACGAGGCGAATACGAGTACAAAGACGGCCGCCAAACTGGCGCTGGGCTGGACTACTACGAGAGCGGAGCGCCGGCGGCGAAAGTAATGTTTAAAAACGGGCGCTATCACGGGCTATATGAGGAGTATCACGAAAACGGCAAGCTAAAAGCCAGAGTGATGTTTGAGGACGGGCTGGAAACCGGCGAGGCGCGCCACTACTATGCAAACGGCAAATTAGAGGCCGAGGGGGAGTTTGAGCGCGGCAGACTCATCCGCGCTAAAAAATACGACGAATCGGGTAAGCTAATCAGCGACAAGTTTGATAAAAACGGACTGCCGAGGGAGTAA
- a CDS encoding aspartate/glutamate racemase family protein, with the protein MKKIGLIGGMSFESTVTYYEQINRKINERLGGLSSAEILLSSVNFEEIEACQRENRWEDAGEILARHARILQGGGADFIFICTNTMHRCFDAVQSAVSAPVTHIADATLKALKNAGVAKVGLLGTVYTMTQDFYKSRLTEGGAEVLLPSAGDMAEVNRVIFEELCYGKIAPSSKANFLRIIEDFRSRGAQGAILGCTEIGMLISQADTDMRLFDTTQIHIDAAVEAALSMLNQNGR; encoded by the coding sequence ATGAAAAAAATCGGCCTAATCGGCGGGATGAGTTTTGAGTCTACGGTAACGTATTACGAGCAAATAAATCGCAAAATAAACGAGCGTCTAGGCGGGCTAAGCAGCGCGGAGATACTGCTAAGCAGCGTAAATTTCGAGGAGATCGAGGCCTGCCAGCGCGAAAACAGATGGGAGGACGCGGGCGAAATTTTGGCGCGGCACGCGAGGATTTTACAAGGCGGCGGGGCTGATTTTATCTTCATCTGCACGAATACGATGCACAGGTGCTTTGACGCCGTGCAAAGCGCCGTTAGCGCGCCTGTGACGCATATCGCGGACGCCACGCTAAAAGCGCTAAAAAATGCAGGCGTCGCCAAGGTAGGGCTGCTCGGCACGGTTTATACGATGACGCAGGATTTTTACAAAAGTCGGCTAACAGAGGGCGGCGCGGAGGTGCTTTTGCCAAGTGCGGGCGATATGGCGGAAGTAAATCGCGTCATCTTTGAGGAGCTTTGCTACGGCAAAATCGCGCCTAGCTCAAAGGCGAATTTCTTGCGTATCATCGAGGATTTTAGGTCGCGCGGCGCGCAAGGAGCGATACTTGGCTGCACCGAGATAGGCATGCTGATATCGCAGGCAGATACGGATATGCGGCTTTTTGATACGACGCAGATACACATTGACGCGGCGGTAGAGGCGGCGTTGTCTATGCTTAATCAAAACGGTCGCTAG
- a CDS encoding HAD family hydrolase, protein MASSIADVGVVATKTSKFSEILLENLGVLNFIKVVVGRDDVLNPKPNAEPVNLALAKLGKDKRNAFMIGDTQMDLMAAKNAGIKGIGLTCGYADAQSLKEHSDLIFQNAYEAVKFLASN, encoded by the coding sequence TTGGCGTCTAGTATTGCCGACGTAGGCGTAGTTGCTACGAAAACGTCAAAATTTTCGGAGATCTTGCTTGAAAATTTAGGGGTCTTAAATTTTATAAAAGTGGTGGTAGGCCGCGACGACGTGCTAAATCCAAAACCTAACGCGGAGCCCGTAAATTTAGCTCTCGCAAAACTTGGAAAAGATAAGCGAAACGCATTTATGATAGGCGATACGCAGATGGATCTAATGGCGGCAAAGAACGCCGGCATCAAAGGTATCGGCCTAACTTGCGGATACGCGGATGCGCAAAGTCTAAAAGAGCATTCGGATTTAATCTTTCAAAACGCTTATGAAGCGGTAAAATTTTTAGCAAGCAACTAA
- a CDS encoding M3 family metallopeptidase yields the protein MHLSHKSSNLIYKIIKKALKPLGEDSFIKLMIDKHWIESDVRENKAGGAFFVSLPKFKQPRIFTTYMNTLSHLIQQAHELGHAWHYYLIRDLPVLSANFPMSLAESASTFNETLLRNELKKDDSLRVEILWQELKSAANFLLHISVRYEFETGFIKLRQKGQVSKKDANDLLKQAWDKFYKDSTSNVEEFLPYFKPHFYKTDNYIYNYPYSVGYLLSQFFLSEFKKDEAKFYKIYKQFLIECGTKSVEELMKKHFKKDTTKCEFWLIGIDEALKNLDEFKKVVTV from the coding sequence TTGCATCTTAGTCATAAAAGCAGCAATCTCATTTATAAAATCATCAAAAAAGCATTAAAACCACTGGGCGAAGATAGTTTTATAAAGCTTATGATAGACAAACACTGGATAGAAAGCGATGTACGAGAAAATAAAGCTGGCGGAGCATTTTTTGTGAGTTTGCCAAAATTTAAGCAACCAAGAATTTTTACCACCTACATGAATACTCTTTCACACTTAATCCAGCAAGCTCATGAGCTGGGACATGCTTGGCACTACTACTTGATACGTGATCTTCCGGTTTTAAGTGCAAACTTTCCAATGAGCTTAGCCGAGAGTGCGAGTACATTTAATGAAACTCTTTTACGAAATGAACTAAAAAAAGATGACTCACTTAGGGTAGAAATTTTATGGCAGGAGCTAAAAAGCGCTGCAAATTTTTTACTACATATAAGCGTTAGATACGAGTTTGAGACTGGTTTTATAAAGCTGCGACAAAAAGGTCAAGTCAGCAAAAAAGATGCAAATGATCTTTTAAAACAAGCTTGGGATAAATTTTATAAAGACAGCACGAGCAATGTTGAAGAATTTTTGCCATATTTTAAGCCACATTTTTATAAAACAGATAACTACATTTACAACTATCCTTATAGTGTCGGTTATCTGCTATCACAATTTTTTCTAAGTGAATTTAAAAAAGATGAAGCAAAATTTTACAAAATTTATAAACAATTTTTAATAGAGTGTGGCACAAAAAGCGTGGAAGAGCTAATGAAAAAACACTTTAAAAAAGATACGACAAAGTGCGAATTTTGGCTAATTGGCATAGATGAAGCGCTAAAAAATTTAGATGAGTTTAAAAAGGTAGTGACTGTATAA
- a CDS encoding Sua5 YciO YrdC YwlC family protein has protein sequence MIFLAQTDTTAGFLSKDYKEINKAKMRDENKPCLITTAKFSVLNELVRVPKKYKNFIRHSRKATFLYPNLKAIRVVKECEHEKFLAKFDWLYSSSANKNGQNFNEAWAMSVADEIVDDHFFEDTPSKIYKISRKKIKRLR, from the coding sequence ATGATATTTCTAGCACAAACCGATACGACAGCTGGCTTTTTGAGTAAAGATTATAAAGAGATAAATAAGGCCAAAATGCGTGATGAGAATAAACCTTGCCTTATCACGACAGCGAAATTTAGCGTTTTAAATGAGCTTGTTAGAGTGCCAAAAAAGTATAAAAATTTTATACGCCATTCAAGAAAAGCCACATTTTTGTATCCAAATTTAAAGGCTATTAGAGTCGTAAAAGAGTGCGAGCACGAAAAATTTTTAGCTAAATTTGACTGGCTTTATTCAAGTAGTGCAAATAAAAATGGACAAAATTTTAATGAAGCTTGGGCTATGAGCGTGGCTGATGAAATAGTAGACGATCATTTTTTTGAAGATACTCCATCAAAAATTTATAAAATTTCTCGAAAAAAAATAAAACGTTTAAGATAA
- a CDS encoding DMT family transporter → MNTHRLGILLTLVGGILWGFSGVCGQYLFSLGINSDFLVPYRLMLAGIVIVIFYAFKEPSTVFAPIKDIKLLGEFLVYALLGLMMTQYAYFYSIELSNAAVATVIQYTAPVLILAVICLKEKRAPRPLEILALFLAMLGVFFLSTHAQISSLVISPKALFWCLVSAVCVCVYNLAPARLNTKYSVTLTLGWGMVMGGVVLACYMRVWDFAGLNGINQWLAFIAVIMLGTIFAFSFYMIGVKLIGAAKASLLACIEPLSAAFFGYFWLGTKFVFWDFLGFALIISCIFLLSKREKL, encoded by the coding sequence ATGAATACTCATCGTCTTGGGATACTCCTTACTTTAGTTGGCGGTATCCTTTGGGGATTTAGTGGGGTTTGTGGGCAATATCTATTTTCACTTGGTATAAATTCTGATTTTTTGGTGCCATATAGACTGATGCTAGCTGGCATTGTTATTGTAATTTTTTATGCTTTTAAAGAACCAAGTACCGTTTTTGCTCCGATTAAAGATATAAAGCTTCTTGGTGAGTTTTTAGTCTATGCCCTGCTTGGGCTTATGATGACGCAGTATGCCTACTTTTACTCCATTGAGCTTTCAAATGCCGCAGTAGCGACTGTTATTCAATACACCGCGCCAGTTCTCATCCTAGCCGTCATCTGCCTAAAAGAGAAGCGAGCACCAAGACCACTTGAAATTTTAGCTCTGTTTTTAGCAATGCTTGGCGTATTCTTCCTGAGCACACATGCGCAAATTTCATCTCTTGTCATTTCGCCAAAAGCGCTATTTTGGTGCTTAGTTAGCGCCGTTTGCGTCTGCGTTTATAACCTAGCTCCAGCAAGGCTAAATACGAAATATTCAGTCACTCTCACGCTTGGCTGGGGCATGGTTATGGGCGGGGTAGTGCTTGCTTGCTATATGAGAGTTTGGGATTTTGCTGGGCTTAATGGTATAAATCAATGGCTGGCATTTATTGCTGTTATTATGCTTGGCACCATTTTTGCATTTAGCTTTTATATGATAGGTGTTAAGCTAATAGGCGCAGCAAAAGCTAGTTTATTAGCCTGCATAGAACCACTAAGTGCAGCATTTTTTGGCTATTTTTGGCTTGGAACAAAATTTGTATTTTGGGATTTTTTAGGATTTGCTCTAATAATCTCTTGTATATTTTTACTATCAAAAAGAGAAAAATTATGA
- a CDS encoding DUF799 domain-containing protein has product MKNSLKFIAFAFLVVFFTGCSIKEPEPYDYSEFLQKRPHSILVLMPTNDSTEISGPAAVLANAVAPLSEAGYYVFPVALVNDTFKLNGITEPSEIAAVPLNKLDKIFHADSVLYINIKDYGTSYAVISSSTKVVLEAKLIDIKSGATLWQGSAMAAEDSSSGQSSLLGMLVSAVISQVANTISDRSYDLAVMADAYLFSRDCHNCILYGPYSPYYGKDAQLHKDR; this is encoded by the coding sequence ATGAAAAATAGCCTTAAATTTATAGCCTTTGCATTTTTGGTAGTATTTTTTACGGGCTGCTCTATAAAAGAGCCTGAGCCATACGACTACTCAGAATTTTTACAAAAAAGACCTCACTCTATCTTAGTGCTTATGCCAACAAACGATAGCACAGAAATTTCAGGTCCAGCAGCAGTTTTGGCAAATGCAGTCGCGCCACTAAGTGAGGCAGGATACTACGTATTTCCAGTGGCTCTTGTAAATGATACCTTTAAGCTAAATGGTATAACCGAGCCAAGTGAGATCGCAGCCGTGCCACTAAATAAGCTTGATAAAATTTTCCATGCTGATAGTGTGCTTTACATAAATATAAAAGACTATGGTACGAGCTATGCAGTCATCTCAAGCTCAACAAAGGTTGTCCTTGAAGCAAAGCTTATTGATATAAAAAGCGGCGCTACTCTTTGGCAAGGCAGCGCTATGGCAGCAGAAGATAGCAGCAGCGGCCAAAGTAGCCTACTTGGTATGTTAGTCTCAGCTGTCATCTCACAGGTGGCAAATACCATCTCAGATAGATCATACGATCTAGCAGTGATGGCAGATGCTTATTTATTTTCAAGAGATTGCCATAACTGCATACTTTATGGACCATATTCGCCGTATTACGGCAAAGATGCACAGCTTCATAAAGATAGATAA
- a CDS encoding DUF4810 domain-containing protein, whose product MASKIKLTSLALFALFLAGCGHSNGPRSLYYWDGSYSSSLYSYLNEVGDTNEQISRLENLVQISTQKGYKIAPGVYAHLGLLYLNNGNLGAANANFDKEVENFPESREYINFIKGSKNLTPKKVEQKEGANNEK is encoded by the coding sequence ATGGCAAGTAAAATAAAACTTACCAGCCTTGCGCTTTTTGCACTATTTTTAGCAGGTTGCGGCCATTCAAACGGCCCAAGATCACTTTATTATTGGGACGGATCATATAGTAGCTCGCTATATAGCTATCTAAATGAAGTGGGTGATACAAACGAGCAAATTTCACGCTTAGAAAATCTGGTGCAGATATCAACACAAAAGGGCTATAAGATCGCTCCTGGCGTATATGCACACCTTGGACTTTTATACTTAAACAACGGAAATCTAGGCGCTGCAAATGCAAATTTTGACAAAGAAGTAGAGAATTTCCCAGAGTCAAGGGAGTATATAAATTTTATCAAAGGCTCTAAAAATTTAACTCCAAAAAAAGTAGAGCAAAAAGAGGGGGCAAATAATGAAAAATAG
- a CDS encoding CsgG/HfaB family protein, translating into MKNVFKFGAVLLTAALFAGCASESSRVVETPKVASYGTVYNGQKISVSIGRFNNQSAYQNGVFADGEDRLGNQAQSILISNLQQSGRFLVLDRSNMKVIKQESELSKTAQNLKGARYVITGDVTEFGRKTTGDHQLFGILGKGKQQTAYSKVNLNIVDTKTAEVVYSVSGAGEYTLSNREIIGFGGTAGYDSTLNGKVLSLAIIEAVNNLVNGIESGAWQVK; encoded by the coding sequence ATGAAAAATGTATTTAAATTTGGTGCAGTTTTGCTTACGGCAGCTCTTTTTGCTGGATGTGCGAGTGAGAGTTCAAGGGTTGTTGAGACTCCAAAAGTAGCAAGCTACGGCACAGTTTACAATGGTCAAAAAATTTCAGTTTCGATAGGCCGATTTAATAATCAATCAGCTTACCAAAATGGTGTATTTGCTGATGGCGAGGATAGGCTTGGTAATCAAGCTCAAAGTATTTTGATCTCAAATTTACAGCAAAGCGGTAGATTTTTGGTGCTTGATAGATCAAATATGAAAGTGATCAAACAAGAGAGCGAGCTAAGTAAAACCGCTCAAAATCTAAAAGGCGCAAGATACGTGATAACTGGTGATGTGACCGAGTTTGGACGAAAAACTACGGGTGATCATCAGCTATTTGGCATACTTGGCAAAGGCAAGCAACAAACTGCCTATTCAAAGGTAAATTTAAATATCGTTGATACCAAAACAGCTGAGGTTGTCTATTCGGTTAGCGGTGCTGGCGAATACACCCTTTCAAACAGAGAGATCATCGGTTTTGGTGGCACAGCAGGATACGACTCTACGCTAAATGGCAAGGTTTTAAGTCTAGCTATTATTGAAGCGGTAAATAATCTAGTAAATGGCATAGAAAGTGGAGCATGGCAAGTAAAATAA
- a CDS encoding MATE family efflux transporter, translating to MVNKIKDQNTKFFSNADLAKLFFPIAVEQFLEYSLGLANSLMAASVSESAVSAISLVEFVMALFISIFTAIATGGSVVASQYLGNKQSGNAKITANQLVWFSFIFALFITAVIIVLKDIILDYVFGDIGEQVRHDASQYLVFSAISAPFLAVYAAAAAIFRTMSNAKLPMYIMAAANLLNVLLTAISIYTFHTGILGIAISTLIAKMLACFVIVYLLLDIRLKLHIRKSFIYKFDYEIIKKILNIGVPYGFENSMFYVGRIIVLSLVSLFGTASIAANAVGGTIVMFQVLPGMAIGTGLSVVVSRCIGANNFAQAKFYVRKSMISIYIVQLFSTAVILLLLEPLLRVYNLSEEAINLTRQIVWYHGIAMCLIWPLAYTYPTVFRAAGDAKYPMIVNLVCMFACRVILAYIFALTFDLGMIGTWFAMFADWAVKAVLFTIRYLKGTWMKFKAI from the coding sequence ATGGTAAACAAAATCAAAGATCAAAATACAAAATTTTTCTCAAATGCCGATCTTGCGAAGCTATTTTTCCCTATTGCGGTTGAGCAGTTTTTAGAGTATAGTCTAGGGCTTGCAAACTCGCTAATGGCAGCAAGTGTTAGTGAAAGCGCTGTAAGTGCGATTAGTCTTGTGGAATTTGTCATGGCGCTATTTATTAGCATTTTTACAGCTATCGCTACTGGCGGCTCAGTGGTTGCTAGCCAGTATCTTGGTAATAAACAAAGTGGCAACGCCAAAATCACAGCAAATCAGCTCGTATGGTTTAGTTTTATCTTTGCCCTTTTTATCACAGCGGTCATCATAGTTTTAAAAGATATTATCCTAGATTATGTCTTTGGCGATATTGGCGAGCAAGTAAGGCATGATGCTAGCCAATATCTTGTTTTCTCGGCCATTTCCGCGCCATTTTTGGCTGTCTATGCAGCAGCTGCGGCGATCTTTCGCACGATGTCAAACGCTAAGCTTCCTATGTATATTATGGCGGCTGCAAATTTATTAAATGTACTTCTAACTGCCATTAGTATTTATACATTTCATACTGGTATTTTAGGTATTGCCATCAGTACGCTTATAGCCAAGATGCTTGCTTGCTTTGTTATAGTCTATTTACTTCTTGATATAAGGCTAAAACTTCACATAAGAAAGAGCTTTATCTATAAATTTGACTACGAGATCATCAAGAAAATTTTAAATATCGGTGTGCCTTATGGCTTTGAAAATTCGATGTTTTATGTGGGTCGCATCATCGTTTTGAGCCTTGTTTCGCTCTTTGGCACAGCAAGTATCGCTGCAAATGCCGTGGGCGGGACGATCGTGATGTTTCAAGTACTCCCTGGCATGGCGATAGGCACAGGCCTAAGCGTCGTAGTGTCTAGATGCATCGGCGCAAACAACTTTGCTCAGGCTAAATTTTACGTAAGAAAGTCGATGATAAGTATCTATATCGTGCAGCTTTTTAGTACAGCTGTGATTTTACTACTTCTTGAGCCACTGCTTAGGGTTTATAATCTCTCAGAAGAAGCCATAAATTTAACAAGGCAGATTGTCTGGTATCACGGTATCGCGATGTGCCTTATCTGGCCACTTGCCTACACATATCCAACCGTTTTTCGAGCAGCAGGGGACGCTAAATATCCAATGATTGTAAATTTAGTTTGTATGTTTGCTTGTAGAGTCATCTTGGCCTATATTTTTGCACTTACATTTGATCTTGGCATGATAGGTACTTGGTTTGCAATGTTTGCTGACTGGGCCGTAAAGGCGGTGCTTTTTACGATTAGATACCTAAAAGGCACATGGATGAAATTTAAAGCTATTTAA
- a CDS encoding acetyl-CoA carboxylase biotin carboxylase subunit, which translates to MELKRILIANRGEIALRALRTIKEMGKEAVVVYSTADKDALYVKYADVAICIGKERSSDSYLNIPAIISAAEISEADAIFPGYGFLSENQNFVEICSHHKIKFIGPSVAAMALMSDKSKAKQVMQRAGVPVIPGSDGAVADTKVAKELAKKIGYPVILKAAAGGGGRGMRVVEREEDLEKAFWSAESEAMSAFGDGTMYMEKYILNPRHIEVQIIGDSHGNVLHIGERDCSMQRRHQKLIEESPAILLDEKTRERLHETAIKAAKAIGYEGAGTFEFLVDKNLDFYFIEMNTRLQVEHTVSEMVSGLDIIELMIKVAEGEALPAQESIELKGHAIECRITAEDPNTFTPCPGKITKYVCPGGRNVRMDSHIYQDYSIPPYYDSMIGKLVVWDTDRNRAIHKMKVALDQLIINGIKTTKDFHIAMMENKDFLSNNYDTNYLSRH; encoded by the coding sequence ATGGAATTAAAAAGAATTTTAATCGCAAACCGAGGCGAAATCGCTCTTCGTGCTTTGCGAACGATAAAGGAGATGGGTAAAGAAGCCGTTGTAGTCTATTCAACCGCTGATAAAGACGCACTTTACGTAAAATATGCCGACGTAGCCATTTGCATCGGTAAAGAACGCTCAAGCGACAGCTATCTAAATATCCCAGCTATCATAAGTGCCGCTGAGATCAGCGAAGCAGACGCTATTTTCCCTGGATATGGCTTTTTAAGTGAAAATCAAAATTTTGTTGAAATTTGCTCACACCACAAGATCAAATTTATAGGACCAAGTGTCGCTGCGATGGCTTTGATGAGCGACAAGAGCAAGGCAAAACAGGTCATGCAAAGAGCTGGCGTGCCAGTCATCCCTGGCTCAGACGGCGCTGTGGCTGACACAAAAGTAGCAAAAGAGCTAGCTAAAAAAATAGGCTATCCAGTCATACTAAAAGCTGCAGCAGGCGGTGGCGGACGCGGTATGCGTGTAGTTGAACGCGAAGAAGATTTAGAAAAGGCTTTTTGGTCAGCTGAAAGTGAAGCGATGAGTGCATTTGGTGATGGCACAATGTATATGGAAAAATATATCCTAAACCCACGCCACATCGAGGTTCAAATCATCGGCGATAGCCACGGTAACGTGCTTCATATAGGAGAGCGCGACTGCTCTATGCAGCGTCGCCACCAAAAGCTGATCGAAGAGAGTCCAGCTATCTTGCTTGATGAAAAAACAAGAGAGAGGCTACATGAAACTGCCATAAAAGCGGCAAAAGCTATCGGCTACGAGGGAGCTGGTACGTTTGAGTTTTTGGTTGATAAAAATTTAGACTTTTACTTCATTGAGATGAATACAAGACTTCAAGTTGAGCACACAGTGAGCGAAATGGTAAGCGGACTTGATATCATCGAGCTTATGATAAAAGTGGCTGAAGGCGAGGCATTACCAGCACAAGAGAGCATCGAGCTAAAAGGCCATGCGATCGAGTGCAGGATAACAGCTGAAGATCCAAATACATTTACGCCGTGTCCTGGAAAGATTACAAAATATGTCTGCCCAGGTGGCCGCAATGTAAGAATGGATAGTCATATCTATCAAGACTACTCTATACCGCCGTATTACGACAGCATGATCGGCAAACTCGTGGTTTGGGATACTGATAGAAATAGGGCGATCCATAAGATGAAAGTAGCTCTTGATCAACTCATAATAAATGGCATAAAAACAACAAAAGATTTTCACATCGCCATGATGGAAAATAAAGACTTTTTAAGCAATAACTACGATACAAATTATCTTTCAAGACACTAA
- the accB gene encoding acetyl-CoA carboxylase biotin carboxyl carrier protein yields the protein MKKEDIKELIEFFNDMEMNHIKIKSGDFEVELEKFSDYCAPTKPAAQAPAPAPVNVVVSSEVKPASNTPKDSIKSPMVGTFYAAPSPGAAPFVKVGQRVRKGDVVGIIEAMKIMNEIEAEFDCQITEMLVSDGQPVEFGLPLFGVEKN from the coding sequence ATGAAAAAAGAAGATATAAAAGAGCTTATCGAATTTTTTAATGATATGGAGATGAATCATATCAAAATAAAAAGTGGTGATTTTGAGGTAGAGCTTGAAAAATTTTCAGATTATTGCGCGCCTACTAAGCCAGCAGCACAAGCGCCAGCTCCAGCACCTGTAAATGTAGTCGTTAGCTCAGAGGTAAAACCAGCATCAAATACGCCAAAAGATAGCATAAAATCTCCTATGGTAGGTACTTTCTATGCTGCTCCAAGCCCAGGCGCTGCCCCATTTGTAAAAGTAGGCCAAAGAGTAAGAAAAGGCGATGTAGTAGGTATCATCGAGGCTATGAAGATCATGAATGAGATCGAGGCTGAGTTTGACTGCCAGATCACTGAGATGCTAGTCTCTGACGGACAGCCAGTTGAGTTTGGATTGCCGTTATTTGGCGTGGAGAAAAATTAA
- a CDS encoding DUF3737 family protein encodes MQERKGEIFTGERAMFGVKGVNFVNCIFENGESPLKHSSNLKLNDCVFAYKYPLWYARDITLNGGYLEPLARAGMWYSTNLSFKDVVINAPKSFRKSSQILLENVNFSDAGETLWGCTDVKIKNVFARGDYFGANSENLEIEGLNLDGNYCFDGCKNVRIANSKLISKDAFWNCENVVAQNCLISGEYLAWNSKNVTLINCMIKSLQALCYVENLVVKDCIFIDTSLAFEYSSVDVSTSGAIKSIKNPKSGVIMAAKIDEIIIDENLVDTKGIKIIITEK; translated from the coding sequence ATGCAAGAGCGAAAAGGAGAAATTTTCACCGGCGAGCGCGCGATGTTTGGTGTAAAAGGTGTAAACTTTGTAAATTGTATCTTTGAAAATGGTGAATCGCCATTAAAGCATAGCTCAAATTTAAAGCTAAACGATTGTGTTTTTGCCTACAAATACCCGCTTTGGTACGCAAGAGATATCACGCTAAATGGCGGCTATCTCGAGCCTCTAGCAAGGGCTGGCATGTGGTACAGTACAAATTTAAGCTTCAAAGACGTGGTTATAAACGCCCCAAAAAGCTTTAGAAAAAGCTCACAAATTTTACTAGAAAATGTAAATTTTTCAGATGCTGGCGAGACACTTTGGGGATGTACGGATGTAAAGATAAAAAATGTATTTGCGAGAGGTGATTATTTTGGAGCAAATAGTGAAAATTTGGAGATAGAAGGGCTAAATCTTGATGGCAACTACTGCTTTGATGGTTGTAAAAATGTCCGCATCGCAAACTCAAAACTCATCTCAAAAGACGCATTTTGGAACTGCGAAAACGTGGTTGCACAAAATTGCCTAATTTCAGGTGAATATCTAGCCTGGAACTCAAAAAATGTGACGCTTATAAACTGCATGATAAAGAGCTTGCAAGCACTTTGTTACGTGGAAAATTTGGTCGTAAAAGATTGTATTTTTATAGATACGAGTCTTGCATTTGAATATTCAAGTGTCGATGTGAGCACAAGCGGAGCGATAAAAAGCATAAAAAATCCAAAAAGTGGCGTGATAATGGCAGCAAAGATAGATGAGATCATCATCGATGAAAATTTAGTTGATACTAAAGGCATTAAGATAATTATTACTGAAAAATAA